One uncultured Gellertiella sp. genomic window carries:
- the folB gene encoding dihydroneopterin aldolase — MTSTYRIELQNCAFFARHGVLKEEEVLGQRFFVDAALEVEAGAALETDSIEGTVHYGEAFELMEQIVTGTRRQLIEALALDIARALCAKFPAIREARITVRKPSAPIRGILDYVQVSVTHRA, encoded by the coding sequence ATGACCAGTACCTATCGCATCGAATTGCAGAACTGCGCGTTTTTCGCCCGGCACGGGGTGCTGAAGGAAGAGGAGGTGCTGGGCCAGCGCTTCTTCGTCGATGCCGCGCTCGAGGTCGAGGCAGGCGCGGCGCTGGAAACGGACAGTATCGAGGGTACCGTCCACTATGGCGAGGCCTTCGAACTGATGGAACAGATCGTCACCGGCACCCGCCGCCAGCTGATCGAGGCGCTGGCGCTCGATATCGCCCGGGCGCTCTGCGCCAAATTCCCGGCGATCCGCGAGGCAAGGATCACCGTGCGCAAGCCCTCCGCGCCGATCCGCGGCATTCTGGATTACGTCCAGGTCAGCGTGACCCACCGTGCCTGA
- a CDS encoding 2Fe-2S iron-sulfur cluster-binding protein, translating to MTKLTLVAFDGTRLELDAANGSTVMENAVRNSVPGIEAECGGACACATCHVYVDDAWTAKVGAPAAMEEDMLDFAFDVRPTSRLSCQIKISDELDGLVVHVPERQG from the coding sequence ATGACCAAACTGACCCTCGTCGCCTTCGACGGCACGCGCCTTGAACTTGATGCAGCCAATGGCTCCACCGTCATGGAAAACGCCGTGCGCAATTCCGTGCCCGGGATTGAAGCCGAATGTGGCGGTGCCTGCGCCTGCGCCACCTGCCACGTCTACGTGGACGATGCCTGGACCGCAAAGGTCGGTGCGCCTGCCGCGATGGAAGAGGACATGCTGGACTTTGCCTTCGACGTGCGCCCGACCTCGCGCCTGTCGTGCCAGATCAAGATCAGTGATGAGCTCGACGGTCTGGTGGTGCATGTTCCGGAACGCCAGGGTTGA
- the folK gene encoding 2-amino-4-hydroxy-6-hydroxymethyldihydropteridine diphosphokinase codes for MAEALRHLDQRPDCRVTDVSRVYRTPPWGKTDQADFFNACAGVDTTLSPEDLLDACLGIERDMKRVRIERWGPRTIDIDVLTYGSLVQASDRLELPHPRMTGRGFVLKPLADFAPELIVAGRSVADWLREADVAGIEDAGHPASWWQSF; via the coding sequence ATGGCGGAGGCGCTGCGCCATCTCGACCAGCGTCCGGATTGCCGGGTGACGGATGTCTCCCGCGTCTACCGCACGCCGCCCTGGGGCAAGACCGATCAGGCGGATTTCTTCAATGCCTGCGCTGGCGTCGATACCACGCTGTCGCCGGAAGACCTGCTCGACGCCTGTCTCGGCATCGAGCGCGACATGAAGCGGGTGCGCATCGAGCGCTGGGGGCCGCGCACCATCGATATCGACGTGCTGACCTATGGCAGCCTGGTGCAGGCCTCGGACCGTCTGGAACTGCCGCATCCGCGGATGACCGGGCGGGGCTTCGTGCTGAAGCCGCTTGCCGATTTCGCGCCCGAGCTGATCGTTGCCGGGCGTTCGGTCGCCGATTGGCTGCGGGAGGCAGACGTTGCCGGGATCGAGGACGCCGGTCATCCCGCCAGCTGGTGGCAGAGCTTCTGA
- the folP gene encoding dihydropteroate synthase — protein sequence MVVTAQRIWQLAHGRALDLKDGALMAIINVTPDSFSDGGLLKSTAAAVDHALACVAGGADILDIGGESTRPGAVGISAAEEQDRVLPVIEALAARTDALMSIDTYRASTARLAVAAGAHVINDVHGAQREPEIAKVAAETGAGLCLMHTGRGRDKLSDVIADQILFLGRSLDIADAAGVARSAVVLDPGFGFAKDPAENMELMARFAELHGFGLPLIAGTSRKRFIGTMTGEEMADRRDAGTAATTVYLRQQGAAIFRVHNVAINRDALAVANAMLDAEARLTLKPDLHA from the coding sequence GTGGTCGTGACGGCGCAAAGGATCTGGCAGTTGGCGCATGGCCGGGCGCTGGACCTGAAGGACGGCGCATTGATGGCCATCATCAATGTCACGCCGGATTCGTTTTCCGATGGCGGGCTGCTGAAGAGTACCGCCGCCGCTGTCGACCATGCGCTGGCCTGCGTGGCTGGGGGTGCCGATATCCTCGATATCGGCGGCGAATCGACCAGGCCCGGTGCCGTCGGGATCAGCGCGGCGGAAGAACAGGACCGGGTGCTGCCGGTGATCGAAGCGCTTGCCGCGCGCACCGATGCGCTGATGTCCATCGACACCTACCGGGCCTCCACCGCCCGGCTGGCGGTCGCCGCCGGTGCCCATGTGATCAACGATGTGCATGGCGCGCAGCGCGAGCCGGAGATTGCAAAGGTTGCGGCTGAAACCGGGGCAGGGCTCTGCCTGATGCATACCGGGCGCGGGCGCGACAAGCTGTCCGACGTGATCGCCGACCAGATCCTGTTTCTCGGTCGCTCGCTTGATATTGCCGATGCGGCGGGTGTTGCCCGCAGCGCCGTCGTGCTCGATCCGGGCTTCGGCTTTGCCAAGGACCCTGCCGAAAACATGGAGCTGATGGCGCGTTTTGCGGAACTGCACGGGTTCGGCCTGCCGCTGATTGCCGGCACCTCGCGCAAGCGCTTCATCGGCACGATGACCGGCGAGGAGATGGCCGATCGCCGCGATGCGGGGACGGCGGCGACCACGGTCTATCTGCGCCAGCAGGGGGCCGCGATTTTCCGGGTCCACAATGTCGCAATCAACAGGGACGCACTGGCGGTCGCCAATGCTATGCTCGATGCCGAAGCCCGACTGACACTGAAACCGGATCTGCACGCATGA
- a CDS encoding Hpt domain-containing protein, with the protein MAALNIAFEAPDNHSGPCPSATRPIDLDHLAKQTMGDKALETEVLQIFARQARSCLAELAHANETQASAIAHRLKGAAAAVGARDIVAITTRLEADPRDAGLIVSVGSAIVAAENFILKLCR; encoded by the coding sequence ATGGCAGCGTTGAATATTGCGTTCGAGGCCCCCGACAATCACTCCGGCCCGTGCCCTTCTGCGACCCGCCCCATCGATCTCGATCATCTCGCCAAACAGACCATGGGCGACAAGGCGCTTGAAACCGAAGTCTTGCAAATCTTTGCCCGGCAGGCCCGTTCCTGCCTTGCCGAACTCGCCCATGCCAATGAGACCCAGGCAAGCGCCATCGCCCATCGCCTGAAGGGAGCCGCCGCTGCCGTCGGTGCCCGGGATATCGTCGCCATCACGACCCGGCTCGAGGCAGACCCACGGGATGCCGGCCTGATCGTGTCGGTCGGGTCTGCCATTGTCGCGGCGGAAAACTTTATCCTGAAACTGTGCCGATAG
- a CDS encoding DUF922 domain-containing protein, giving the protein MLVTATAAPAEMIVYKTITYFSIGGTTIAELDHELQTRGPEVKTTGTRHPGATRIKFGGDVTYLQKGGTCRVAKARVTVSTHIMLPRWKNRRSAKPGLALLWDTLSGDIRRHEERHAEIARTHGREMEQALAHLPAESTCHAMQEAVSSLSAMLILSHDRDQARFDRVEAVNFESRMIRLLRGRISAKPVEKHL; this is encoded by the coding sequence ATGCTCGTTACGGCAACCGCCGCCCCGGCGGAGATGATCGTCTACAAGACAATCACCTATTTCTCCATTGGCGGCACGACCATCGCGGAACTCGATCACGAACTCCAGACCCGCGGCCCCGAGGTCAAGACGACAGGCACCCGGCATCCCGGCGCAACCCGGATCAAGTTTGGCGGCGATGTCACCTATCTGCAGAAGGGCGGAACCTGCCGGGTGGCAAAGGCTCGGGTCACCGTCAGCACCCATATCATGCTGCCGCGCTGGAAAAACCGCCGCAGTGCCAAGCCCGGTCTCGCCCTGCTCTGGGACACGCTGTCCGGCGATATCCGGCGCCATGAGGAGCGGCACGCCGAAATCGCCCGCACCCACGGGCGCGAGATGGAACAGGCGCTCGCGCATTTGCCAGCCGAATCGACCTGCCATGCAATGCAGGAGGCCGTTTCAAGCCTGTCCGCCATGCTCATCCTGTCGCATGATCGTGATCAGGCGCGCTTTGATCGTGTTGAGGCGGTCAATTTCGAAAGCCGGATGATTCGCCTGCTGAGGGGCCGGATTTCCGCCAAACCGGTTGAAAAACATCTGTGA